From the genome of Miscanthus floridulus cultivar M001 chromosome 10, ASM1932011v1, whole genome shotgun sequence, one region includes:
- the LOC136487784 gene encoding uncharacterized protein has product MAANASSFDQAAPPLQGQQTSEAISMVNIGKLIASFFIMLKWDIYILIRIEFLVAVVTAMFLVMFTLDIYRCWSRSSIIITIMRTVDGLSDLIVVYLMGAMQSAGFTNPMFPVWAIVLVSLRSSLGYLSRYSIMDRELRLKDVSNVINSIGSAVLNGMIGKEFAGPLWTLWGILQLRSIYRYFAHRRAVKSLWHGLSSEFFPEYLHMGHDDDRNRSNDFDNDDNSKRYLVYGESNRKINIKRPLYVLQVDDSDHATLITLDKIWKCSKSLPGYGSSNSCRYKDMSLAFSLSRLLRCRLEDVALHSESIPRTRHLITSEIICKHAAEPEMEAAQRAFRILELEHAFVKDYFYTFYPMVFWRGLFSLSLSLLQSITTIGVAFWLAVDICKVYRVTDRLLNNNNNKKKVVVLHVGEHNIDVIITWVFMFFMIFKEVWEMVTYLLSNWTGLLLLCKYVRNQRWCLGNEGLTKNLTSSFFTSKVANPWHGCIDQYEFLQSCTYKPTFWKLAHTLTLGVIPEKSDGKIPGDPIKIPECVKAAVLKELGRLDLTGHHLPRDSLNRFARYEWALLNLHTCSQVILVWHIATSLCEIKLAQDNHIDLSKPRRSAWSSMKKLSMCSSLPFLVDENTLLHGRLKTNYRTANSLSRYCAYLQAFESELLPDSFLLPKVIFEKTLQYACEELKDCDSTQCRYVKLMAIAEEAGQDSEDGKLGINIVKQGAILANELIKHEDEENRWDILAEVWVCLLVHVAPSWNTEAHKSKIQSGGEFITLLWALLWHCGIEKSSMWREDNASKSNTQAPHVGSTETRNTEFVEEQTNVDETKTSEEQAQRESLAKKGTPPCSVTN; this is encoded by the coding sequence GACAGCAAACCAGCGAAGCTATCAGCATGGTGAATATTGGCAAATTAATTGCATCTTTCTTCATCATGTTGAAATGGGATATATATATTCTGATCCGCATTGAGTTCTTAGTGGCAgtggttacagcaatgttcctagTGATGTTTACATTGGACATTTACCGCTGCTGGTCTCGCAGCTCGATCATAATCACCATCATGCGGACAGTTGATGGCCTGTCCGATCTCATAGTGGTATATCTCATGGGAGCCATGCAATCTGCAGGTTTTACGAATCCAATGTTCCCAGTCTGGGCCATTGTGTTGGTTAGTCTCCGTTCCAGCCTTGGCTATCTCTCCAGGTACAGCATCATGGACCGTGAGCTGCGGCTGAAGGACGTGTCAAATGTGATAAATTCCATCGGATCAGCTGTCCTGAATGGCATGATTGGCAAGGAGTTCGCAGGGCCACTCTGGACACTCTGGGGCATTCTGCAATTGAGGAGCATCTACAGATATTTCGCGCATCGCAGGGCTGTCAAATCCTTGTGGCATGGTCTAAGCTCAGAGTTCTTTCCAGAGTACCTGCACATGGGTCATGACGATGACCGTAACCGGAGCAATGACTTTGACAATGACGACAACAGTAAAAGGTACCTGGTTTATGGCGAATCCAACAGGAAAATCAACATAAAGAGGCCTCTGTATGTTTTACAGGTTGATGACAGTGACCATGCAACATTGATCACACTGGACAAGATATGGAAATGCTCTAAGTCATTACCGGGCTATGGATCCAGCAACAGCTGCAGATACAAGGATATGAGCCTGGCCTTCTCCTTGtcgaggcttcttcgctgcaggCTTGAAGATGTGGCACTGCACTCAGAAAGTATCCCCAGGACACGGCATCTAATTACCTCAGAGATCATTTGTAAACATGCTGCTGAACCAGAGATGGAAGCAGCACAGCGGGCATTTCGAATCCTGGAGTTGGAGCATGCATTTGTCAAAGACTATTTCTACACCTTCTACCCTATGGTCTTCTGGCGTGGGCTTTTCTCTCTCTCCTTGAGCCTTCTCCAATCCATCACAACCATTGGTGTCGCCTTCTGGCTGGCTGTTGACATCTGCAAGGTCTACAGAGTCACCGACAGGCTacttaataataataacaataagaaGAAGGTTGTTGTGCTCCATGTGGGTGAACACAATATTGATGTTATCATCACATGGGTGttcatgttcttcatgatcttcaAAGAGGTTTGGGAGATGGTCACATACCTGCTATCAAACTGGACAGGATTACTACTCTTGTGCAAGTACGTGCGGAACCAACGGTGGTGCCTAGGGAATGAAGGTCTCACGAAGAATCTGACAAGTTCATTCTTCACCTCTAAAGTTGCCAACCCATGGCATGGATGCATCGATCAGTATGAGTTTTTGCAGTCATGCACTTACAAGCCAACCTTCTGGAAACTGGCCCACACTCTTACCTTGGGAGTGATTCCAGAGAAATCTGATGGGAAGATACCTGGTGATCCCATCAAAATCCCTGAATGTGTAAAGGCAGCAGTCCTAAAGGAACTCGGTCGTCTAGACCTCACTGGCCACCACCTGCCCAGAGACTCACTCAACAGGTTTGCGCGGTATGAATGGGCCTTACTGAATCTGCACACTTGTTCTCAAGTCATCTTAGTGTGGCACATTGCTACCAGCCTTTGTGAGATCAAGCTTGCGCAAGACAATCACATTGACTTAAGTAAGCCCAGGCGCTCTGCCTGGTCATCTATGAAGAAGCTGAGCATGTGTTCTTCCCTGCCATTCCTTGTTGATGAGAACACCCTTCTGCACGGCCGTCTCAAGACTAATTACCGCACTGCAAACAGCTTGTCACGGTACTGTGCTTATCTGCAGGCTTTTGAGTCTGAACTGTTACCAGACAGTTTTTTGTTACCAAAAGTGATCTTTGAGAAGACCTTACAATATGCTTGCGAGGAACTCAAAGATTGTGACTCAACACAGTGTAGGTACGTCAAATTGATGGCAATAGCAGAGGAAGCAGGGCAAGATAGTGAGGATGGTAAGCTCGGCATTAACATAGTGAAGCAAGGTGCTATATTAGCCAATGAGCTGATCAAGCATGAGGATGAGGAAAACCGTTGGGACATCCTAGCCGAAGTGTGGGTGTGTTTACTTGTGCACGTTGCTCCCAGTTGGAATACCGAAGCACACAAGTCCAAGATTCAGTCAGGAGGCGAGTTCATAACCCTGCTTTGGGCATTGCTTTGGCATTGTGGCATCGAGAAGAGTAGCATGTGGCGAGAGGACAATGCATCCAAAAGCAACACTCAAGCTCCTCATGTAGGAAGTACTGAAACCAGAAACACTGAGTTTGTTGAGGAACAAACTAATGTGGATGAGACCAAGACCTCTGAAGAGCAAGCACAAAGGGAGAGTTTAGCAAAGAAAGGAACACCTCCTTGCAGCGTGACAAATTAG